From Zerene cesonia ecotype Mississippi chromosome 16, Zerene_cesonia_1.1, whole genome shotgun sequence, one genomic window encodes:
- the LOC119832812 gene encoding uncharacterized protein LOC119832812, whose protein sequence is MHDPDGDGQPAHHARRPMNAFLIFCKRHRSVVRDKYPNLENRSITKILGEWWANLDKEEKACYTGLAKQYKDAFFSANPDFKWYKLPAPPLRTLSSRPRDSTDKHEAPNSDYHDNEYEKTNNNSTKIDFNKKTNQNTHDSEPKPLSMFTPGKLADEAQMGGLSSLLMPKTENTTPNPYYSPPSFKCNSISNSTEYRSHNVIEKPKIQGEDSIRELQNALTETTKMFEDEFEVKKERLFNYNHTDPPNDQFTNQDVIDQIVDKRYSKDDDTRNWSDDEKNSKSGRSCKGKRYQEFMAVGGLLVNKRPRRDYADRMDEGYNATCSWDPGTYAQEEIVTDTSKSNTTIDTSAESEKAETVEASEPDNNPNKTFKAADFDLDAKIKALPSLSLEKFQQKKRENKRKKKTINLKPKALESSQIINSVPRPLMDERREMAEHWREQVIGSQKRKPRKISITRLEINSLVSNDMNGGNKISPEIKIATEAPSTVVQNMDMCNRTPHNSVDLFALATLAEVAANTSKIEETTKVAKVCEDPSTV, encoded by the exons ATGCACGACCCTGATGGTGACGGGCAGCCGGCGCACCACGCGCGCCGCCCCATGAACGCCTTTCTGATATTCTGCAAACGACACCGAAGCGTGGTGCGCGACAAGTATCCCAACCTTGAGAACAG ATCAATAACCAAAATTCTCGGCGAGTGGTGGGCCAACTTGGACAAGGAGGAGAAAGCTTGCTACACAGGTCTTGCTAAACAG tacaaAGACGCGTTCTTTAGCGCGAATCCCGATTTCAAATGGTACAAGTTGCCCGCCCCGCCACTGCGCACTCTCTCCTCCCGGCCGCGGGACTCCACCGACAAACACGAGGCCCCCAACAGTGACTATCACGACAATGAGTACGAGaagacaaataataattctacaaAAATAGACTTTAATAAGAAAACCAACCAGAACACTCACGACAGTGAACCGAAACCCCTATCGATGTTCACGCCCGGCAAACTCGCCGACGAAGCTCAAATGGGAGGTTTGAGCAGCCTCCTCATGCCTAAGACTGAAAATACAACTCCAAACCCTTACTACTCACCCCCTTCCTTTAAGTGCAACTCGATCTCAAATTCGACGGAATACAGATCTCATAATGTAATAGAAAAACCCAAAATTCAAGGGGAGGATAGTATACGTGAACTCCAAAACGCTTTAACGGAAACCACTAAGATGTTTGAAGACGAGTTCGAAGTGAAGAAGGAGCGTTTGTTCAATTACAACCACACTGACCCTCCAAATGACCAATTCACCAACCAAGATGTGATAGACCAAATAGTCGATAAGCGTTATTCAAAAGACGACGACACCAGGAATTGGTCGGACGATGAGAAGAATTCTAAATCGGGACGATCGTGCAAGGGAAAGCGTTACCAAGAGTTCATGGCGGTTGGGGGGCTTCTTGTTAACAAGCGGCCGAGGAGGGACTATGCCGATCGGATGGACGAAGGGTACAATGCCACCTGTAGTTGGGATCCAGGCACCTATGCTCAAGAAGAAATAGTCACTGACACTTCGAAATCGAACACTACAATCGATACGTCGGCTGAAAGCGAAAAAGCTGAAACAGTCGAAGCGTCCGAACCAGACAATAATCCAAACAAAACATTCAAAGCTGCCGATTTCGACTTGGACGCGAAAATCAAAGCTCTCCCGTCGCTCAGCCTGGAGAAGTTCCAGCAGAAGAAACGTGAAAACAAACGCAAGAAGAAAACGATCAATTTGAAACCCAAAGCGCTGGAGTCATCGCAGATAATCAACTCCGTGCCGCGGCCGCTGATGGACGAGCGGCGTGAGATGGCTGAACATTGGCGCGAGCAAGTCATCGGCAGTCAGAAACGCAAGCCAAGGAAAATAAGCATCACAAGACTCGAAATCAACAGTTTAGTCTCCAACGATATGAACGGGGGCAATAAAATAAGCCCCGAAATAAAGATCGCAACAGAAGCACCGAGCACTGTGGTGCAGAATATGGACATGTGCAATCGTACACCCCACAACAGTGTCGACCTGTTCGCCCTAGCCACCCTTGCGGAAGTCGCAGCGAACACGTCCAAAATAGAAGAGACCACTAAAGTCGCCAAAGTGTGCGAAGACCCTTCCACGGTATAA